In the Topomyia yanbarensis strain Yona2022 chromosome 3, ASM3024719v1, whole genome shotgun sequence genome, one interval contains:
- the LOC131687271 gene encoding histone H4-like — MTGRGKGGKGLSEGVAKRHRKVLRDNIQGITKPAIRRLARRGGVKRISGLIYEETRGVLKIFLENVIRDAVTYTEHAKRKTVTAMDVVYALKRQGRTLYGFGG, encoded by the coding sequence ATGACTGGCCGTGGCAAAGGAGGCAAAGGGCTCAGCGAGGGAGTTGCTAAGCGGCACCGCAAGGTGCTTCGTGACAATATCCAGGGCATCACCAAACCCGCCATTCGTCGTCTGGCTCGACGTGGAGGAGTGAAGCGAATCTCCGGTTTGATATACGAGGAAACCCGTGGTGTGCTGAAGATTTTTCTGGAAAACGTTATCCGGGATGCTGTGACGTACACTGAACATGCCAAACGGAAGACCGTCACTGCGATGGATGTCGTCTATGCGCTTAAACGCCAGGGACGCACATTGTacggttttggtggttaa
- the LOC131689521 gene encoding histone H3 → MARTKQTARKSTGGKAPRKQLATKAARKSAPATGGVKKPHRYRPGTVALREIRRYQKSTELLIRKLPFQRLVREIAQDFKTDLRFQSSAVMALQEASEAYLVGLFEDTNLCAIHAKRVTIMPKDIQLARRIRGERA, encoded by the coding sequence ATGGCCCGTACGAAACAGACCGCCCGCAAGTCCACCGGAGGGaaagctccccgcaagcagttggcaacgaaggctgcccgtaaaagtgccccagctacgggtggcgttaagaagccccatCGCTACCGACCAGGAACCGTCGCGCTACGAGAAATTCGTCGCTATCAGAAGTCGACAGAGCTACTAATCCGCAAGCTgcccttccagcgtctggttcgtgagatcgcgcaggacttcaaaaccgatctgcgcttccagagctcagccgtcatggcccttcaagaagccagcgaggcttacctggttggtttgttcgaggataccaatctgtgcgctatccatgccaagcgagtgaccatcatgccgaaagacatccaactggctcgccggatccgtggggagcgggcctaa
- the LOC131687272 gene encoding histone H2A-like, which yields MSARGKGGKVKGKPKSRSVRAGLQFPVGRIHRLLRKGNYAERVGAGAPVYLAAVMEYLAAEVLELAGNAARDNKKTRIIPRHLQLAIRNDEELNKLLSGVTIAQGGVLPNIQAVLLPKKTEKRASAAT from the coding sequence ATGTCTGCACGCGGTAAAGGAGGAAAAGTGAAGGGAAAGCCAAAATCCCGCTCAGTTCGTGCCGGTCTCCAGTTCCCTGTTGGCCGAATTCACCGTCTGCTGAGGAAGGGAAATTATGCTGAACGTGTCGGTGCCGGAGCACCCGTCTACTTGGCAGCTGTGATGGAATATCTTGCCGCCGAAGTACTGGAGCTGGCAGGAAACGCTGCTCGCGATAACAAAAAGACCAGAATCATCCCCCGTCAtctgcagctggccattcgaaatgacgaagagctaaacaaactgctctccggcGTGACCATTGCCCAGGGTGGCGTGTTGCCTAACATACAGGCCGTTCTGCTGCCGAAGAAGACTGAAAAGAGGGCCTCCGCAGCAACCTAA
- the LOC131693665 gene encoding histone H2B, gonadal gives KKKRKQRRKESYAIYIYKVLKQVHPDTGVSSKAMSIMNSFVNDIFERIANEASRLAHYNRRSTITSREVQTAVRLLLPGELAKHAVSEGTKAVTKYTSSK, from the coding sequence aagaagaagcgaaagcaacggcgcaaggaaagctacgctatctacatctacaaggtgCTGAAGCAGGTCCATCCGGACACCGGTGTCTCGTCGAAGGCGATGAGCATCATGAATAGCTTCGTGAACGACATCTTCGAGCGTATTGCTAACGAAGCATCTCGTCTGGCCCATTACAACCGACGGTCGACGATCACCTCCCGCGAGGTACAGACCGCCGTTCGTTTGCTGTTACCAGGAGAGCTGGCGAAACATGCCGTATCGGAAGGTACCAAGGCCGTTACCAAGTATACCAGCTCGAAGTAA
- the LOC131687273 gene encoding histone H4-like, protein MGRIATFGIGISLLQKMTGRGKGGKGLGKGGAKRHRKVLRDNIQGITKPAIRRLARRGGVKRISGLIYEETRGVLKIFLENVIRDAVTYTEHAKRKTVTAMDVVYALKRQGRTLYGFGG, encoded by the exons ATGGGCCGAATTGCAACATTCGGTATTGGAATCTCGCTGCTGCAG AAGATGACTGGCCGTGGCAAAGGAGGCAAAGGGCTCGGCAAGGGAGGCGCTAAGCGGCACCGCAAGGTGCTTCGTGACAATATCCAGGGCATCACCAAACCCGCCATTCGTCGTCTGGCTCGACGTGGAGGAGTGAAGCGAATCTCCGGTTTGATATACGAGGAAACCCGTGGTGTGCTGAAGATTTTTCTGGAAAACGTTATCCGGGACGCTGTGACGTACACTGAACATGCCAAACGGAAGACCGTCACTGCGATGGATGTCGTCTATGCGCTTAAACGCCAGGGACGCACATTGTacggttttggtggttaa
- the LOC131691750 gene encoding histone H3-like: protein MARTKQTARKSTGGKAPRKQLATKAARKSAPATGGVKKPHRYRPGTVALREIRRYRKSTELLIRKLPFQRLVREIAQDFKTDLRFQSSAVMALQEASEAYLVGLFEDTNLCAIHAKRVTIMPKDIQLARRIRGERA from the coding sequence ATGGCCCGTACGAAACAGACCGCCCGCAAGTCCACCGGTGGGAAAGCTCCCCGCAaacagttggcaacgaaggctgcccgtaaaagtgccccagctacgggtggcgttaagaagccccatcgctacagaccaggaactgtcgcgctgcgagaaattcgtcgctatcggaagtcgacagagctactaatccgcaagctgcccttccagcgtctggttcgtgagatcgcgcaggacttcaaaaccgatctgcgcttccagagctcagccgtcatggcccttcaagaagccagcgaggcttacctggtgggtttgttcgaggataccaatctgtgcgctatccatgccaagcgagtGACCATCATGCCGAAAGACATCCAACTGGCTCGCCGGATCCGTGGGGAGCGGGCCTAA
- the LOC131687274 gene encoding histone H2A-like, which yields MSARGKGGKVKGKPKSRSVRAGLQFPVGRIHRLLRKGNYAERVGAGAPVYLAAVMEYLAAEVLELAGNAARDNKKTRIIPRHLQLAIRNDEELNKLLSGVTIAQGGVLPNIQAVLLPKKTEKRASAAT from the coding sequence ATGTCTGCACGCGGTAAAGGAGGAAAAGTGAAGGGAAAGCCAAAATCCCGCTCAGTTCGTGCCGGTCTCCAGTTCCCTGTTGGCCGAATTCACCGTCTGCTGAGGAAGGGAAATTATGCTGAACGTGTCGGTGCCGGAGCACCCGTCTACTTGGCAGCTGTGATGGAATATCTTGCCGCCGAAGTACTGGAGCTGGCAGGAAACGCTGCTCGCGATAACAAAAAGACCAGAATCATCCCCCGTCAtctgcagctggccattcgaaatgacgaagagctgaacaaactgctctccggtgTGACCATTGCTCAGGGTGGCGTGTTGCCTAACATACAGGCCGTACTGCTGCCGAAGAAGACTGAAAAGAGGGCCTCCGCAGCAACTTAA
- the LOC131687275 gene encoding histone H1A, sperm-like, with amino-acid sequence MAETAIDVAATAPAVVASPPAAKAPPKQAAKASKSDAKKPKKSSTHPPVSEMVLAAIRTLKERSGSSLQAIKKYIAANYMCDVARLAPFIRKALKTGVEKGNITQTKGTGASGSFKVTVEAKKPAGDKKPPKKSATKSGEKKNPPAGGGEKTSKPKAAIPAAKKSATKKAKAAAPAKALEQQRAFTPAFNWPADWRDKSVVRLDYTNHYSK; translated from the exons ATGGCTGAAACTGCTATCGACGTTGCTGCTACGGCCCCTGCCGTCGTCGCCTCTCCGCCAGCTGCCAAAGCACCACCGAAGCAGGCGGCCAAGGCTAGCAAGAGTGACGCCAAGAaaccgaaaaaatcttcaacccaTCCACCAGTGAGTGAGATGGTTCTGGCTGCCATCCGGACCCTGAAGGAACGGAGCGGATCATCACTGCAGGCGATCAAAAAGTACATCGCCGCCAACTACATGTGTGACGTCGCCCGGCTGGCTCCGTTTATCCGGAAGGCTTTGAAAACGGGTGTCGAGAAGGGAAACATCACCCAGACCAAGGGTACCGGTGCTTCCGGATCGTTTAAGGTGACGGTCGAAGCAAAGAAACCGGCTGGCGATAAGAAACCACCGAAGAAATCGGCTACTAAATCCGGGGAGAAGAAAAATCCGCCGGCTGGTGGTGGTGAGAAGACCAGCAAGCCAAAGGCGGCGATCCCGGCCGCTAAGAAATCGGCTACGAAGAAAGCGAAAGCTGCTGCCCCTGCAAAGGCG CTTGAGCAGCAGCGCGCGTTCACACCCGCATTCAACTGGCCCGCCGATTGGCGAGATAAATCAGTCGTTAGGCTTGATTACACAAATCACTATAGTAAATAG